ATTATGACCGGCAAGCAACCCATCGGAGGCAGACCCACCACGGCTATCTTGGTTGCGCCTTGGCTCAATAGCCCCTATCAAATGTAAAATAGTCGATCAACACATTACAAAAGTCGTTGCCACATTGTATTAGTTCCTATCTGGACCAACTTCTGTTCTAAATGGGATTGAGCGGTCAAAAGTAATAATTTACCTGGATGAACCCCTTGAAATGTTGGAGCACAAACTTCTCATAATTGGAGGCGGAGAAGCTCAACCTTCGTAACTGCTCAGTAAAATAATTTAGCGCGAAATCGTTTGTGCCGGCACTAAGTAAGAAAATCGACCTTTTTATGAGATCACCGGTCTCTTCCTTTCCAATTGCGCCCTCAAGTCTTTCCCTGTACTCCTGGAAATACTCCAGCTGCTTCTGCAGAGATACCACATTCTGAAACATTCAATAGCCATGTGAGATCTTAATTGCCAGGATTAATAAATAACAGatcattaattgattattaagcTTGGAAAATTCTAGCATGACACATGGTCATGAGGACGCGCGCATCCTAATCGTCAAATGTGCGCGCCTATACGGGCGACATGGGGAACCACGTGTCATTGTAGATGCACTTTTAAAGCATATGTTTTTATCAAAAGAAGAGCATGGAAAGCCATATGATGTGATGGACAGAAATATATGGACAGGCAGATAGGCATGGGAACATACACTCAATGTGGGCGTGAGCGGGTCATACCCCGTACCTGCCGAGGCAAAGCTAACTCCCGTAATCAGTTCTTCTATGGACAAACTCTGGTTCAGGTAGGGAGGTATATAGTCCTTAATCCCCATATACAAgactgaaaagaaaaacacaagTCATTGATGATGATCAATTACTAAACTGCATATCGACCAATTCTTCCCGGGTAGGTGATCATTGATCATTCCTAACCCTTCAGTTCTTGCACAATGTCTGCACAAGTAAATTGTACTATGTATTAATGCAGAGCTTACTTATATAATCGCTCGGGAGTCGGCCATTGGTGAACCTTCCAGTGGCTGCATGATTTGCGAAATCTCGGCCATAGGGTGGGAAATTGCCCTTGAAGACTCTGTTGATGTAGTCATTGTTTCCGGGGTCTACGGTAGAGTCACCAAACACGAGGATGGCCGGGATCGTGTTGTTGAAAGGCCTCTGCTTTGGGACGGCATGAGCATCCAAAACTCGACCAGAGAAGTAAACGAGAGTCAAGAGAAGGATGTGGTGGTGAGCGAACTGAAAATATTGTCTCGTGGAAGACTTCATTTCTCGTCGATTGCTGAGATCCGCTGATACATGGAGCAGATGTGAGTGACTCGTTTATATGTAAACATTGGGACCCTGTAGTATTAAATGTTCGAAATAAATCTTGGCCTAATTGGATGAAATTACAGATCACAACAACAACCGCAATTAGTTTTACAACCAAATTAGAGTGTCTTCATCAAAATCAAAAGAGGTGTAGCGCAGTAACGCTCGCCCTCACCTGTTAACTTAGAGGTCGCACGTTTGATATTTAGTACACTATCCGTatccttttattagttatttagattttctttCGTTGTACTGAGCCTTATACCtcctttgtaacaaaaaaaaaaaatatagagcATCTTCCAACCGTAATACTAGAGCTTGTCCCGGTAGTTTTATAACTTAACTTAACtatcttttataataaattttcatgctgatttttctttaatttcctGTTTCAAAACTCTCTCGCACTGCTGTTTGAGAAATCTTAATAAGATGCATGTGATTTTCGTGTGCATCTATATATGCGTATGATTCATATATATCTCGTACGTACTGTACATGCTCATTTATTTTCCTACCACTGTCTTTCATACCTTACCAGGCACGCCAACTGCCCAAGCACAGATATCGAACGACATTAATTTGGCTTACAGATAGTAATTTGGCTTTTTGTGAGGCTAGAACTATTCTTTAATGAGACTAGATAAATGGGTATTTTTGTTTAAATCTACAACTATAAAGCATAATAATTAATGTCTTGAATGGCTATAAGGGTGTGTTTGGGAGTTAATTTTGAAGCGAGAAAATTTAGGGTGTTTTTCTTATTTGAGAGATTTATTTGAGGGAGAGGGAAAGGAGAATGGGGGATTTGGAAGGAAATACTCTTCTTCCATTTCCTTCCATGATATAAAATTTCCTAACTCTCCAAATTGGAGAAATTTGTAGGAACTCGTGTTATTTGCTATGACTCTCTTCTCTACTACTCAActcttattataataatttttttaactttatattACTGTTATTTACTGGCGTTTACATATATAGCAGTAATAGTGTATGTATATACTACcgttataatatatatacactactattttatatatatatatcaataactTTATACTAGTTGTAAAGTGGCCtttgatataattaaattataggTAAATAATGtaacttaaaattaatgaatgtATAATTGTCTTATAATAtacttttatttcattaactCTGCTCTCCATTCCTCTCCCTCCATAAAATCTCCCAAACAAGTTATGCATtattcctccatttcctctctctcctcctccctcccctccctctcctctcctctcctctcctctcctctccctcccctAAAAACTCCCAAACACAgtataaagttaaaaaaatgatatgtAGCCATTCCCTTCGTGTGTCTTCCACGTAGTACATAAAAAGCCTCCTCATTTTGTCATTAAGGAGAGCCAAGCTACCAGCTATATACGATTTAAGCGGGATTGTCACTTTCAATTTATCCAACTCCGCCATGACTTCCTCAATGCTATTCCTCTTAGGCTGCTCAAGAGACTTGAAACGAACTTGCTTCTCTTTGACGACGGTGGGGTGCTCTTTGGCTTCTATTTGAAACTGACCTTGAACAAGTCCATGCAC
The sequence above is drawn from the Punica granatum isolate Tunisia-2019 chromosome 5, ASM765513v2, whole genome shotgun sequence genome and encodes:
- the LOC116207335 gene encoding GDSL esterase/lipase At5g45960-like isoform X1; its protein translation is MKSSTRQYFQFAHHHILLLTLVYFSGRVLDAHAVPKQRPFNNTIPAILVFGDSTVDPGNNDYINRVFKGNFPPYGRDFANHAATGRFTNGRLPSDYIILYMGIKDYIPPYLNQSLSIEELITGVSFASAGTGYDPLTPTLSNVVSLQKQLEYFQEYRERLEGAIGKEETGDLIKRSIFLLSAGTNDFALNYFTEQLRRLSFSASNYEKFVLQHFKGFIQGLLSQGATKIAVVGLPPMGCLPVIITSNTIPLTGRQCVERINSVARDYNTLLQSEMRHLQSTQLNKETKIYYADIYGPLQDMIQNHQRYGFEVVSRACCGTGLVEASFMCNAKTPVCPDASKYIFWDAIHPTDRAYYLIFQAFRPLIDFIIKDSTS
- the LOC116207335 gene encoding GDSL esterase/lipase At5g45960-like isoform X2, producing MKSSTRQYFQFAHHHILLLTLVYFSGRVLDAHAVPKQRPFNNTIPAILVFGDSTVDPGNNDYINRVFKGNFPPYGRDFANHAATGRFTNGRLPSDYIILYMGIKDYIPPYLNQSLSIEELITGVSFASAGTGYDPLTPTLSKQLEYFQEYRERLEGAIGKEETGDLIKRSIFLLSAGTNDFALNYFTEQLRRLSFSASNYEKFVLQHFKGFIQGLLSQGATKIAVVGLPPMGCLPVIITSNTIPLTGRQCVERINSVARDYNTLLQSEMRHLQSTQLNKETKIYYADIYGPLQDMIQNHQRYGFEVVSRACCGTGLVEASFMCNAKTPVCPDASKYIFWDAIHPTDRAYYLIFQAFRPLIDFIIKDSTS